A section of the Leptospira kobayashii genome encodes:
- a CDS encoding KH domain-containing protein, giving the protein MESLVRYIVHSLVDQPDQVVVNQVPGEEETVIELRVAQKDLGKVIGKNGRIAKSLRTVLQAAGTKQGKNYTLEIVD; this is encoded by the coding sequence ATGGAATCACTTGTTCGTTATATAGTTCATTCCCTAGTAGACCAACCTGACCAGGTAGTTGTAAATCAAGTGCCTGGAGAAGAGGAAACGGTCATTGAGCTTCGAGTGGCTCAAAAAGATTTGGGAAAAGTCATCGGAAAAAACGGTCGCATAGCAAAGTCTTTGCGAACAGTTCTCCAAGCCGCTGGCACCAAACAAGGCAAAAACTACACTTTAGAAATTGTCGACTGA